GTGCGCGGGACGCCGTCGAGCATCTTCTGGGACTCGGGCATCGGACGGTGCACCACATTGCCGGCCCGCCGGGATCGGTGCCCGCGAGCACCCGCCTGCACGCGTGGCGGGCCACGCTGCTCAGCCATGGCCTCACGCCGCCACCGGCGCCGCAGGGCGACTGGACCGCCGCCTCGGGATACCACGCCGGCCGGGGCCTGCTGGAGGACGAGAGTGTCACCGCGGTGTTCGCAGCCAACGACGAGATGGCGATGGGGCTGCTCGGCGCCGCCAGGGAGGCGGGCCGGCAGGTGCCCGACGACTTGTCCGTGGTGGGATTCGACGCGATCTCGCTGAGCGCGTACAGCATGCCGCCGTTGACGACCGTGCACCAGGACTTCCACCGCTCCGGGCAGGAGCTCGTCAGCCTCGTGCTGAGGCAGTTGCGTGAGCCGGGCAGCGTGCCACTCGATACTCGGGTCAGCCTTCCGGCGACGTTGCTGATCCGCGGGACGACAGGCCCGCCGCCCCGGTGAGGTGGCGTGGTCGGCTCACCTGCAGCCGAGCGGCGTGCGGGTGACTCAGATCTATCGGGTGGCCGACCCGGAAGGACCAGGAGCGTGCGCAGCAGCGGGCGATGCCGGCAGTCCGGCGCCGTCGAGCTGGTCCTCCAGGCTGAAGATCTCCGGCAACAGCTCGAACCCTTCGTCGGGGTTGCCCGGGTCGACGAAGAACCTCTCCATGCCCGCTTGCCACCGCGTGTTGACGGCGGTACGAGCCATCGCGGCCTGCGCGGCCTCGTAGTCGTCGGCCTCGAAGTGGCCCACCAGCAGACCGTCCGGGGCCAGATAGAGCTGGTAGTTGCGCCAGCCCGAGTCCCGCAGGGCCTCCAGCATCTCCGGCCAGACGGCGGCGTGCGCCTCGGCGTACTCGTCCAGCCGGTCGGGCCGGACCCGGTTGATGAAGCAGTAGCGGGGCATGGCGGTCCTAAAGCGTCGTGGCGGTCAGGTCGACACCGAGGGCGAGCTCGTCCACCGGGACGGCGCGGGCCTCGGCGAGTGAGACGTTACCGGCGATGCCGGTAGTCACCGCCCGCACCCCGTCGAGCACACCGGAGGCCCGGCCGAGCGGGTCGTCCTGCGTGCCCGGCTCGAAGATGTCCCGCAGCAGGATCGCATCCCCGCCGCCGTGGCCGCCGATGCCCTCGGGAATCGGCACCTCGCGCGCGGCCTCCCAATGGCGCTGGACGACGAGCCGCTCCCCCTTCGGCCGGACCTGGTCATCCTCGACCCCGTCCGGGGCGGCGGAGGGATCGACCACCGAGGCCTTGGCGACGAACCCGCGCTCGATCACCTCGAGCTCGGCCCGCCCCTCGGACCCGTTGACAGTCACCCGGTAGCCCTCCCAGGGGGCGTGCGCGTTGAGGGAGTAGGTCAGGAACGCCCCCGAGGTGTAATCCACGGTCAGTCCGAGGTTGTCCTCGATCGTGATGCCCGGGGCGAAGACGTCCTGGTCACGGACGTAGCCGTCGTGGACCTCGGCGTCGAGATACATCGCCTTCAGCTTCGGGTCCGCCGCGAGGTCGATCGACCACGGGTCGCCGGCGGCCGCGTCACGCCCCTTGGCCGGTCGCCGGCCCGCGGCGGCTGCACCTGCGCCGTCGGGCCCGTAGAACTTCAGGCCACCGGTGGCGTACACCCGTACGGGGGCTGCCCCGACCCACCAGTTCACGAGGTCGAAGTGATGGCTGGACTTGTGCACGAGCAGGCCGCCGGAGTTGGCCTTGTCGCGGTGCCAGCGGCGGAAATAGTCCGCTCCGTGCACCGTGTCGAGGGCCCACTCGAAGTGCACCGAGAGCACCCGGCCGATCTCGCCGTCGGCGATGATGCGGCGCAGCTCGGAGTTACGCGGGGCGTACCGGTAGTTGAACGTCATGACCAGGTCACGTCCGGTCTCCCGCATCGCCTGGGTGATGGTGCGCACCCCCTCAGCCGTCGTCGTCAACGGCTTCTCCACGACGACGTCCGCGCCGGCGCGCATGGCGCGCGAGACCAGGTCGGCGTGGGCATGATCGGGGCTGGTGACCACGACCCGGTCGACCTGCTGCTCGGCGATCATCCGCTCCAGGTCCGCCGGCTCATAGCGCGGGACATCCAGCGCGAGACCGGTGGCGTAGTGATCCGCGCGGGCCGGATTCGGCTCGCACAAGGCCACCACCTCACCCGCGTGGGCGTAGTCCTGGGTGAGGGCGTTGAGGTACATCCCGGCCCGGGAGCCGGTACCGGCGACGGCGTAGCGGCGGCGGTTGGTCATCGTGGACTTCTCCAGTGGTCGTCGATCGCGGGCGGCAGCGCGCCGCAGAGTTCAGGATAGCCGAGGAACCGGTTTCTCAGCAGGCCGGTGACCGAGGGGACACGAATACGTGGTCCGCGGCACCGGGCTGCCGCAGAACCACGCAGCGGTGTCGGTCCGGTCAGAAGTCCGGGCGGGCGCGGCGCGAGGCCACACCGACGATGGCGAAGGTGAGCAGCCCCGGGGCCAGGATCACCAGGAGCGCGTACATCCACGTGATGGTGACGCACAGCCCGACGGCGGTGAGCACCAGCACCGAGCCGACCGGGTCGGCCAGCGCGAGCCGGGCCCCTGCGGGCACGGCCGCCCGCCAGCTGCCCGGTTGCAGGCCGCGAAGCTCGATCGCGCGCACCAGCACCAGCACCAGCGTCGCCAGCCCGGCGATCGAGACGATGCGGATGACCTCGGCGCCGGGCAGGGCGGTGAACCGGGCGATGTCGAGATTGAGCACCAGGGCCGAGGCCAGGAGCAGCGCACCGGCGGCGAGGAGCCAGGAACCTCGCACCTGACGCGCGAAGTCGGCCAGCAGCTCTCGCACGGTGTCCGAGCGTCCCTCGAGGTGGCGGCGCAGATGCGTGACCCCTGCAGCCAGGGCGGCCGGCACGGTCAGCACGGGCAGGCACAGCACCAGGACCACCACGGCGGTCGACATCACCTCCGCGAACAGCGGCAACGCCGGCGGTCGCGGCGCCGACTCGTCCCAGCCGCTGCCCGTCCTCGACCGCGCGGGCGCGCTCACCCCTTCAGACCCTGGGTCGCCACGCCGTCGATGAGGTAGCGCTGGAACACGAAGAAGAAGATCATCACCGGGATCAGCGCCAGCACGGCCATCGCCACCTGGGCGCCGTAGTCGGAGGTGGTGGTCTGGTCCACGAACAACCGCAGCGCAACCGGCAGCGTGTACAGGTCCGGTCGCTTCAGGTAGAGCAGCGGCCCGAGGAAGTCGTTCCAGGAGGCGATGAAGGTGAAGATCGCCGCGGTGATCATCGCCGGCCGCAGCAGCGGAAGGATGATCGAACCGAACACCCGCACGTGGCCGGCGCCGTCGATCCTCGCCGCCTCGTCCAGCTCGCGCGGGATGCCCCGCAGGAACTGGATCATCAAGAACACGAAGAAGGCCTCGGTGGCCAGGAACTTCGGGATCAGCAGCGCGCCGAAGTTGTTGATCAGCCCCAGGTTCTGGAACAGGATGTACTGCGGGATGATCGTGACGTGGAACGGCAGCAGCATGGTGGCCACCATCAGCGCGAACCACACCTTCTTGCCGCGGTACTGGATGCGGGCGAAGGCATAGGCCGCCACCGCGGAGGAGGCCACCACGCCCACCACCGAGAAGACCGCGATGACCAGCGAGTTCACGAAGAACGTCCAGAAGGAGATCCCCGCGATCCCCGACAGTGCCGTGGCGAAGTTGTCCAGTGACCCGTTCTCCGGGATGAGGGTCACGTTGCCGATGATCTCGCTCGAGGGCTTGAGCGAACTCATGAACATCCAGGCCGCGGGGTAGAGCACGATCGCACTGACGGCGAGCATGCCGAGGTGGTAGACCACGCTACCGAGCCGGCTGCGCCGCTTGGCGTCCTTGCGTAGCCGGTGGCTGTCGTCACGGGAGGGCATCACCGTCTGCAGCGGCGCTCCGTCTGCCGCCGAGCCGCCCGGGAGCTGGGTGGTGGTCATCGCGAGTCTCCCTGGTAGTGCACCCACGCCTTGGAACTGCGGAACAGCAGGATCGTGATGAGCCCGACGGCGATCACGAGCAACCAGGCCATGGCCGAGGCGTAGCCCATCCGGAAGTCACCGAAGCCGCGGATGTAGAGATAGAGGGTGTAGAAGAGGGTGGATCCGGCCGGACCGCCGGTGCCGCCGGAGATGATGAACGCCGAGGCGAACACCTGGAACGAGCCGATGGTCTCCATCAGCAGGTTGAAGAAGATCACCGGGCTCAGCATCGGCAGCGTGATGTTGCGGAACTTGCGGATGCGGCCGGCGCCGTCCACCTCCGCTGCCTCGTACAGCTCGGTGGGGACCTGCTTGAGCCCTGCCAGGAAGATCACCATCGGACCGCCGAAGGCCCAGACGGCGAGCAGGATGAACATCGGCATCGTCATGTTCTGGTTGCCGACCCAGCCGCCGAGCTCGATGCCGAAGATCTGCAGGCTCCGGTCGACCACGCCGTCGTCGATGAACATGGCCTTCCACACGATCGCGATCGAGACCGATGCGGCGACGAGCGAGGGCGCATAGAACGCGGAACGGTAGAAGCCCAGACCCCGCCGGCGGGCGTTGAGAAGCATCGCCACCGCGAGCGCGGCTGCCAGCTTGATCGGGGTGCCGAGCAGCACGTAGAGCGTGGTGACCTTGATCGACTGGATGAACTGGGGGTCGGCAAACAGCCGCTGGTAGTTCTCCAGGCCGGTGAACTCGGGCGCCCCGAACAGGTCGTAGTCGGTGAACGACAGGTACAGCGACGCGATCATCGGCCCGAACGTCAGCGCGAAGAAGCCGGCCAGCCACGGCGCCATGAAGGCGTAGCCGGCCAGGGACTCGCGAAGGCGGGCCCGCCGGAGCGAGGGACGCTCTTCCACGGCGGCAGCGGAGGTGGTCGTGGTGGTGCTCACATCAATCCTCTCGGGTGCGGGTCGCCCCGCCCGGGGGCGGGGCGACCTCGAGCCGGGTCACATCAGCGGGCGCGGCTCAGCCCAGGGAGATCTCTGCCTCGGAGAACCACTGCGAAGCGAACTCCTCGACCGTGATGTTGCCGTAGCCGAGCTCCTCGGCGAGCCGCAGCCACTCCGCCTCGATCGAGCCGAAGCCCTGGGGCAGCACCGGGGTCGACTCGGTGATCTCGTCGGCCCACTCCTCCTCGTACCCGATCACCTGTGCATCGACGCCTTCGACGTCGAGCTGCGAGCGTGCGGTCTCGGTGGCGGGCACCCCGCGGGAGGTACCGAAGATCGCGCCCACCTCGGCGTCATTGGTGATGAAGTCGATGAAGGCGGCAGCCGCCTCCGGGTTCTCGGTGTTCGCGCCCGCCGAGAGCAGCATGGAGGGCTTGAAGAACTGGTTCCGATCGCCACTGGAGCCCACCGGCAGCGGCAGCATCTCGATGGTCTCGGCGCCCGAGTCGGCGAGGTAGCCGGCGAGGAAGTTGTCCCAGGAGAACTCGGTGGCAGCCTCGTTCGCGGTGAACCCGCCGAGCGGCTCGAGCTGGGTGGCGCGTTCGGCCGGGAGCATCTGATCGGCCTCGCGCAACGGCTGCACGAGGTTCAGCCAGTCGATGACATCCTGCTCACTGAAGGCGATCTCCCCGTCCTCGGTGAAGACCTCCTGGCCCTCCTGCACCAGGTGCTGCACGAACAGCCACAGCACGCCGGTGAAGTCACCGGTCCCGTAGAGCGTGGGATCCTCGCTCGCGCCGGCATCGGCGGCCTCAGCAGCCCAGTCCACGTACTCCTGCCAGGTCTGGTCCGCGCTCGGCGGCTCCATGCCCAGGGACTCCACGATCGCCGGGTTATAGAAGAGCGCGAGCGTGTTCGTGCTCTGCGGGATACCGAACTGCTCGCCACCGATCTGGCCCGAGGCGAGCAGCGAGTCCGGCATCTCGCTCATGTCGAGCTCGCCACCGACGTAGGGGGTCAGGTCGAGCAACTGACCACGCGAGCCGAACTCGCTGATGTAGCTCAGGTCCATCTGCAGCACGTCCGGCAACGACTGACCGGCCGCCTCGGTGGCCCGGGCGGTCCAGTAGTCCTCCCACGCCTGGAAGGCAGGCTGGACGGTGATGTTCGGGTACTCCTCCTCGAAGAGGTCGATCGCCTGCTCGTAGCGCTCGGCGCGGTCGTCGTTGCCCCACCAGGTGACCGTGAGGCTGATCTGCTCGTCCGGGTCGACGGTGCCACCGCTACCGGGCTCTCCGCCGTCGTCCGCTCCGCCGGAGCACGCCGCAAGGACGAGCGATCCTGCAGCTGCGACGGCGGCCACGGACGACAGTCGCTTCGTCTTGCTGAGTCTTGCTGAGTTCATCGAGGAGCCTCTCTGCTCGATCTTTGGGGGCCGCGGCTGTTCCGCCTATGGAAGACGACCCCGTCGTGAATCGTTACAAACGATCGCACACCAACTCGAGCTCTGCAAGCCTCTGGAAAGCGCCGTCCAGCTGTTCTCATCACGATTCGGTCACGTACGGAGGCGTTCGAATCGTTGTACTACCTGCAGACGCCGCCGGCGTGCACAGCACAGCGCCGGCCGAGGTGTGTCCACCTCGGCCGGCGCCGTCGTTGCAGGAGAGCCTCAGGGCATCGGCATCTGGGCGACGATCTCGCCTGTCGGTTCATCCGATCCTCCGACCGGCTCCACGGTGATCGCCATCGCGTCCGTGCTCAGAGCGGAGGCGTCCATCATCATCGTCGCCCCGCCGTCGTGCGCCGTGAAGACACCGGCACTAGAGGGCTCCCCGCCGACCAGCGTCCAGGCCTGGAACTGGTGGCCGGCATCGACGGCCGGGAGATCACGGAAGGAGACCGCGGCGGCGCCGTGGGAGCGGGAGATGAACAGGGCCACCCGCGGATCGCCGGATCCGCCGGCCGTCACCACCTCCAGGTCCCCGGAGTGCAGGATCTGCAGCAGCTCGGCGTCGGTGGTGGTCTCGATCGGCGCGACCTGGCGGGGCGGGGCGGTCTGCGGCCGGACTCCCCAGCCGAGGGCGACCACGGCCACCAGACAGGCCGCCGCCGCAACCAGGCGCCAGCGCCGGGCCGATTCGCGCCGGGCACGACGGCGACGGGCCGCCGCCTGCAGGTCGTCGGGCTCGGCGGCAGGCTCGGGCGTGGGCTCCGGCGCCACCGGGGGGAGGGGGCGGATCCGCTCGATACCCGCGAGCACCTGCTCGCGCAGCTCGGGGGGAGGCTCGACGGCACTGACGGGGGTGAGGTACTCGGCCGCCTCGCGCAGGGAGTCGACCTCGTCACGGCACACTGCGCAGTCGGCGAGGTGCTCCTCGAAGGCGGCGCGCTCGTCCTCGTCCACCGCATCGAGCACGTAGGCGCCGGTCAGCGCGTGGATGGATGCGTCGTCCGTCATCGTTCCTCCCCTCCGAAAAAGTCTCGTAGTCGTATCAGCCCGTCCCGTAGCCGGGTCTTCGCGGTCCCGAGCGGGATGTTGAGGATGCCCGCCACCTCGACGTGGGTGTACCCGCCGAAGTAGGCGAACTCGATCGCTTCACGTTGAGTCGCGGTCAGGGTGCGCAGGGCCCGCCGCACCCGGTCCGCCTCGAACCGGTCCACGACCACCTCGGAGACGTCGACGCTCTGCCTGGCCTCCCGTGCCTCGTAGAGCACGTGCCGGTTCTGTGCCGCCTGTGCGGAGCGGACCCGGTCGACCGCCCGGCGGTGGGCGATCGTGGTCATCCACCCCTGCACCGACCCCTTGCCCGGCTCATAACGCGCGGCCTGCTCCCAGTACTGGAGGTAGCAGTCCTGGGTGACCTCGGCGGCCTGCGAGGGATCCCTCACCACTCGCAGCACCACCCCGTACACCCGTGAGGACGTCGCGTCGTACAGCTCGGCGAAAGCCTGCGAGTCCCCCCGCGAGCTGCGGTGGAGCAACTCGGCGAGGTGATCGCCACCGGCCGAACCGGCGGTGCCGGAGGAGCTGGACTCCTCCGGCACCGGGTTGTTCGCTCTGATCATGTCGGTTCTATCCGAACGTCAGCGCCGGACTCACTCCGACGGCATCAGGACGCCGTCGATGATGTAGACGGTCGCGTTGGCGGTCTGCACGTTACCGCAGACGACCGAGGCGCCATCGGCACCGACGGTGAACTCCTCACCGGAGCCCTCGACGGTCAGCTCGGCCCCGTTGAGGGTCTCGAACGTACCGGCCAGGTCCTCAGGGGTGAGGGTCTCGGGCACCACGTGGTAGGTCAGGACCTCGGTCAGCAGGCCGCTCGGGTCGTCCTGGACGGCCTGGACGGTCTCCTCCGGCAGCGCCTCGAACGCGGCGTTGGCCGGGGCGAAGACGGTGATGCCCTCGGCGCTGTTCAGGGTGTCGCCCAGCTCGGCGAGGCCGACCAGCTCGACCAGCGTGGACAGCTCGGGGTTGTTGCTGGCGGCCGTGGCCACCGGGTCCTGGGCCATACCGTCGAAGCTGCCGGGGCCGTCCTCGGGGATGTCGGCACAGGCCGGTCCGAACTGAGCGCCCATCGCGCCCATGTCCTCGGACATCTCGTCATCGGTGGGCTCTTCGGCCATCTCGTCCTCGGTCATCTCTTCCGAGGTGGTGGGCTCGTCAGCGGCGGGAGCGTCGGCCGTCTCGTCGGCCTCGCCTCCCGAGCAGGCGGCCAGGGTGAGCGCGGCGGCCAGGGTGAGGGCCGGTGCATAGGTGCGGATCTTCACGGTCATACTCCTTGTGTCGGTCGACTGGAGGATCCAGCCGTCAGCGGTTGATCTGACATCTGGTATTCGGTGCGGGCGCCCGGGCGGATTGGTCGATCCACCCGAGCGCGCATTCGATTTCGGCGGCTACTCGACCATGAACGCGATCGAGTGCCATCCGCGGGCGCCGTCGGGAATGGGATCGGTGCGCTCGGCCACCTGGGTGGCTCCCGTCCCGTCCGTGGCACGCACCTGCACGTCGTGACGACCGGACCCGGTGCTGTCCCAGTCGAAGCGCCAGTGCCGCCACAGATCCACACCGGCGTCCGCGGCGAGCTCGGCCTGTTGCCACTGCCCGTCGTCGATGCGTACCTCGACGGCCTCGATGCCGCGCTGCTGCGCCCAGGCGACGCCGGCCATCGTCACGGTGCCGGCGGAGACCCGCTCGAGCGGGCCCGGCACGTCGATCCGGGTCTGGGTGAGCACCGGAGCGTCGGTGGCCCAGTCGCGTTCGGTCCAGTAGGCGACGTCACGCTCGTAGGTGGACAGGTCCATGCGGGTGATCCACTTGGCCGCCGAGACGAAGCCGAACAGGCCGGGCACGATCAGCCGGGCGGGGAACCCACGCTCGACCGGGAGCTGCTCGCCGTTGAGGCCGACGACGAGCATCGCGTCGCGGCCGTCCGTGGCCTCCTCGAGCGGGATGCTCATCGTCAGGCCGTCCGCGCTCTCGGTGAAGATCTGGTTGGCCTCGGGCTGCACGCCGACCCGGTCGAAGAGGTCCAGCAGCGGCACACCGAGCCACCGCCCGGTGCTGACGTAGGGCCCGCCGACAGGATTGGACACGCACGTCAGGGTGATCCAGCGCTCGACCAGGGGCATGTCCAGGATGTCCTGGTAGCTCAGCGTGAGGGGCTCATCGACGAGCCCCCCGATCGGCAACGACCAGGTGCCGACGTCGATCCGGGGGGTGCTCAGGGCGATGTCGACGCGGTAGAAGTCAGGGGAGGCCGTGCGGAACGGAGTGATGCCGGGGACGTCCAGCTCCACGCCGTCAGGTAGGGGTTGCGCCGGATCGCTCGGCTCCGGGAGCGCGCGATCACGACCGATCGCGTCGTCACCGCGCAGGCCCGAGAGCAGGACACCGCCACCGACGCCGGCCGCGGCCAGCGCCGCCGGGCCACCGATCAGCACTCCGCGCCGCGTCGGCACGAACCGGCCGGCACGCACGCGAGGACTGTCCAGCGGGGACACCGGTGCAGCGGTCTGAGCGATCTGATCGGGCTGAGTGGGCTGAGTGGGCTGATCTGACTGAGCGCTCGGCGCGCCAAGCACCCCTGCGCGCACCCACAGCATCCCGGCCACCGCGACCAGACCGGTCGCCACCGCCGGTAGCACCGCGAACAACTCCGGCGTGCGGCTCAGCGCTGCCGCGGCCGCGATCGCTGCCAGCGCCACCAGGCCTGCCACAGCGACCCACCGACGGTGGTAGGCCAGCGTGCCCAGAACCGCCGTGATCAGCACCAGCACCACCGCCATCCCCGCCAGCAGCACCGGCTTGTCGGCGTTGCCGAAGGTCTGGACGGCGAACTCCTTGACCGGCGTCGGTGCGGCGTCGATGGCGACGCTCCCTACCGCCAGCAGCGGCGAGGCCGCCGGGGTGGTCAGGGCAGCGACAGTGTGGCCCACTCCCAGCCCTGCCGCGGCTGCTACGACGCCGGTGAGCGCGCGCAACCAGGCAGGTGGGGTGGGCCGGGCGGATCGTCGACCGCGGGTGCGTTCCATGGGAACGGTTCGTAGCGGCGCCCCGGGCGGATGGGTGCGGGGGCTGTTATGTTGCCAGCGGAAGGGGGAGGGGCCATGACCGAGGATGCTGCGATCACCGGCGAGCTGGAACGCCTGCGCGAACAGGTCACGAGGCTGGAGACCATGGCGCTGCGCGCCTGGTGTGCTGTCACGGCGTCGCTGGTGTGCGCCGGTGTGCTCCTTCCGCTCGGCACCGAGGTCCGTGCCGTTGGTGACTCCGGCGAGGAGGAGACCCGGTACCTGGTCCTGACCACCGGGTTCATCTTCCTGGAGGCCGCACGCACCGGGGAGGGCGGCGACGTGGCGCTGGCAGCGCTGATGGCGGTCGGCTTCCTCGGCCTGCTGCTCGTGGCCCTCGGCTGCCTCGCCGGCCTTGTCCTCATGGCACAGCGCTCAGCCTCCCAGCGCGCGGCCACCACATTCCGGGTGTTGATGTGGCTCGGACTGATCGGAGCGGGCGTGACCGTGATCTTCAGCGGGCTGTTCGTGTCCGCCGAGACGGCGGCCGGCGCCGGCCCGGGCGGGCTGGTCCTGCTGGCCGGGATGGTCGCGTTCGCTCTCCTGCTCCGGCCCGGCGCACGGGCGCTCTGGCAGCACGGCCGGTGACCGGCCGGCACCGGGCACACACGGCTCAGAGCCCGATCTCGCGGCTCCCGACGGCGGCCCACGCCTCGCGTTCGCGGGGGTCCGGTGCGTAACGCCGTAGTTCCAAGCCGCGGGCGCCGACCTCGCGCAGGGCGCTCAGGTCGCCGGTGAGGACCCCGGCCGCCCGTGCCTGCACCAGCACGTTCCCCAGCGCCGTCCCCTCCTCGGGGCCGGCGACGACCGGGAGACCGGTGGCGTCGGCGGTGGCCTGGCACAGCAGCGTGTTCTGCGACCCACCGCCGACCACGTGGATGACGTCGATGTCCTTGCCGCAGAGACGCCGGGCGTCGTCGATCGCCCGGCGGTAGGCCACCGCGAGGGAGTCGATGACGCAGCGCGCCACCTGGGCGGGCGTCTGTGGCACCGGCTGCCCGGCGGACTCCGCGTGGGCGGCGAGCCGCGCCGGCATGTCCCCCGGTGGCAGGAAGTCGGGGTGGTCGACGTCGACGATCGTCCGGCGCGGCTCCTCCTCGGCGGCTGCCTGCAGCAGCGGCCCGATCGGCACACCCTGACCGCGCTCGTCCCAGAGGCGCTGCGACTCCGAGAGCACCCACAGGCCCATCACGTTGCGCAGGTACCGGACGGTGGCGTCCACCCCGCGCTCATTGGTGAAGTTTCCCTGCCGGCTGGCCTCGGTGAGGACGGGCTCGTCGAGCTCGACCCCCACCAGGGACCAGGTCCCGGAGGAGATGTAGGCGAAATCGGTGCCGGCCGCGGGTACCGATGCCACCGCGGAGGCGGTGTCGTGCGAACCGACGGCGTACACCGGCACCGGCCCCAGGCCGGTGCGGCGCTGGATGTCCTCGCTCAGTACGGCGATCCGGTGGCCCGGCTGGACCACCGGCGGGAACAGCCCGGCCGGGATACCGAGCCGGCCCATCAGGTCCGCCGACCACTGGCCGGTGCGCTGATCCAGCAGCGCGGTGCTGGAGGCGTTCGTGTACTCGCTCACCCGGGCGCCGGTGAGCCAGTAGGCGAGCAGATCCGGCAGCAGCAGCGCCTGGTCGGCACGAGCCCACAGCAGGCCCCGCTGTTCGGCGGCCAGCTGGTAGATCGTGTTGAAGGGCAGATGCTGCATCCCGGAGACGGCGTAGAGATCCGCCGGCGGGACGCTCGCGTGAACCTCGTCGATCACCGCCTCGGTGCGCGCGTCGCGATAGGCGACCGGCTCGGCGAGCAGGCGACCCTCCGCGTCCAGCAGGCCGTAGTCGACCGCCCAGGTGTCGATGCCGATGCCGGTGAGTGGCCCGGCCTCGCCGGCCGCCCGAACCCCCTCCAGGATGTGGGCGAACAGGGCGCTGAGATCCCAGCGCAAGGTTCCGCCGTCGTCGGGCGCGGCAGCGTTGGGGAACCTGGCCACCTCCCGCAACCGGACGCCGTCGGCGCCCACCTCCGCGCGGATCACCCGCCCGGAGGTGGCGCCCAGATCGACCGCCGCGAAGGCTGCTGGGACGGACATCAGCGCAGGAACGCGGCCGCCACCCCGGAGTCGACCGGGATGTGCAGACCGGTGGTCTGGCTGAGGTCGCCGCCGGTGAGGGCGAGGACCGCGGCGGCCACGTGCTCGGGCAGCACTTCACGCTTGAGCAGGGTGCGCTGGGCGTAGTACTGGCCCAGCTCCTCCTCCTTGACGCCGTACACCGCGGCCCGCTTGGCGCCCCAGCCGCCGGCGAAGATGCCGGAGCCGCGG
Above is a window of Ruania suaedae DNA encoding:
- a CDS encoding rhamnulokinase; the encoded protein is MSVPAAFAAVDLGATSGRVIRAEVGADGVRLREVARFPNAAAPDDGGTLRWDLSALFAHILEGVRAAGEAGPLTGIGIDTWAVDYGLLDAEGRLLAEPVAYRDARTEAVIDEVHASVPPADLYAVSGMQHLPFNTIYQLAAEQRGLLWARADQALLLPDLLAYWLTGARVSEYTNASSTALLDQRTGQWSADLMGRLGIPAGLFPPVVQPGHRIAVLSEDIQRRTGLGPVPVYAVGSHDTASAVASVPAAGTDFAYISSGTWSLVGVELDEPVLTEASRQGNFTNERGVDATVRYLRNVMGLWVLSESQRLWDERGQGVPIGPLLQAAAEEEPRRTIVDVDHPDFLPPGDMPARLAAHAESAGQPVPQTPAQVARCVIDSLAVAYRRAIDDARRLCGKDIDVIHVVGGGSQNTLLCQATADATGLPVVAGPEEGTALGNVLVQARAAGVLTGDLSALREVGARGLELRRYAPDPREREAWAAVGSREIGL
- a CDS encoding molybdopterin-dependent oxidoreductase; protein product: MERTRGRRSARPTPPAWLRALTGVVAAAAGLGVGHTVAALTTPAASPLLAVGSVAIDAAPTPVKEFAVQTFGNADKPVLLAGMAVVLVLITAVLGTLAYHRRWVAVAGLVALAAIAAAAALSRTPELFAVLPAVATGLVAVAGMLWVRAGVLGAPSAQSDQPTQPTQPDQIAQTAAPVSPLDSPRVRAGRFVPTRRGVLIGGPAALAAAGVGGGVLLSGLRGDDAIGRDRALPEPSDPAQPLPDGVELDVPGITPFRTASPDFYRVDIALSTPRIDVGTWSLPIGGLVDEPLTLSYQDILDMPLVERWITLTCVSNPVGGPYVSTGRWLGVPLLDLFDRVGVQPEANQIFTESADGLTMSIPLEEATDGRDAMLVVGLNGEQLPVERGFPARLIVPGLFGFVSAAKWITRMDLSTYERDVAYWTERDWATDAPVLTQTRIDVPGPLERVSAGTVTMAGVAWAQQRGIEAVEVRIDDGQWQQAELAADAGVDLWRHWRFDWDSTGSGRHDVQVRATDGTGATQVAERTDPIPDGARGWHSIAFMVE